One region of Methanobrevibacter thaueri genomic DNA includes:
- a CDS encoding ABC transporter ATP-binding protein produces MSLMEKLKRLFGSNTVRNNTPAIDSDIAIKVEHITMEFKVSNDKIDTLKEYVIRTIKRNKSESKKVKVLDDISFTIKRGEKLGILGFNGAGKSTLLRIIAGIYEPSDGKITINGKIAPLLELSAGFDKNYSGKDNIYLNGALLSMSKEYLDEKYDEIVEYSELGDYINFPVKNYSKGMKAKLGFSIATLIDPDILIIDEILSVGDIKFRKKSGEKINEMMAEGVTVLLVSHSINQVRRICDRCIWIDNGKMIMEGDADEVCDAYVEDANYAKIKKEKKLKRKLRKKYG; encoded by the coding sequence ATGAGCTTAATGGAAAAATTAAAACGATTATTTGGAAGCAATACTGTTAGAAATAATACACCAGCTATAGATTCAGACATCGCTATTAAAGTGGAACATATTACAATGGAATTTAAGGTTTCAAATGATAAAATCGACACTTTAAAGGAATATGTAATTAGAACCATTAAACGTAACAAAAGCGAATCCAAAAAAGTAAAAGTCCTAGATGACATTTCATTCACAATCAAAAGGGGAGAAAAACTAGGAATACTTGGATTTAACGGTGCGGGTAAAAGTACTCTTTTAAGAATAATTGCCGGAATTTACGAACCTAGTGATGGAAAGATTACAATCAACGGAAAGATTGCACCATTACTCGAATTAAGTGCCGGTTTCGATAAAAATTACTCCGGAAAAGATAACATTTACCTGAACGGCGCATTATTAAGTATGAGCAAGGAATATCTTGATGAGAAATATGATGAGATTGTTGAATATTCCGAGCTTGGAGATTATATTAATTTCCCTGTAAAAAATTACTCTAAAGGTATGAAGGCAAAATTAGGTTTCTCAATCGCCACACTCATCGATCCCGACATATTAATCATTGATGAAATCCTTTCTGTGGGAGACATCAAGTTCAGAAAGAAAAGTGGTGAAAAGATTAACGAGATGATGGCTGAAGGAGTTACCGTATTGTTGGTTTCACATTCAATCAATCAAGTCAGAAGAATATGTGACAGATGCATTTGGATTGATAACGGTAAGATGATTATGGAAGGAGATGCCGATGAAGTCTGTGATGCTTACGTTGAAGATGCCAACTATGCCAAAATTAAAAAAGAGAAAAAATTAAAACGTAAATTGAGGAAAAAATATGGATAA
- a CDS encoding ArsR/SmtB family transcription factor yields the protein MGCKTRRDIINLLREEPMFVSEISNELDIGQKAIIAHLRAMEDIGILNSSYKKILRGRPRKYYDLQNEVNIHITINRNNFDVQFTDDMLNTLQLPSGDEWSKLLDIEKRIDDGQLEAIDELRNQIRLYGNLLERAEYILERTMKNR from the coding sequence ATGGGTTGTAAGACCAGAAGAGACATTATAAATCTTTTAAGGGAAGAACCTATGTTTGTTAGTGAAATCTCCAATGAACTTGACATTGGTCAAAAAGCTATTATTGCACACTTGCGCGCAATGGAAGATATAGGGATTCTAAACTCTTCTTATAAAAAGATTTTAAGAGGCCGCCCACGTAAATACTACGATTTGCAAAATGAAGTGAACATCCACATTACCATTAACAGAAATAACTTTGATGTTCAGTTTACTGACGACATGCTCAACACATTACAACTTCCATCAGGAGATGAATGGTCCAAATTATTGGATATTGAAAAAAGAATTGATGACGGACAGCTCGAAGCTATCGACGAGTTGAGAAATCAGATTAGATTATACGGCAATCTTTTAGAAAGAGCCGAATATATCCTTGAAAGAACCATGAAAAATAGATAA
- the larB gene encoding nickel pincer cofactor biosynthesis protein LarB: MKDILERLVNGELDVDEAEHLLKADNILEFDDIVKFDIKRNERTGFPEAVFSPSKDYEDLITIIRNYLKKSDKDLIITKLSNERYEKILSDLGGDSHIFDYNKRAQILVIRKEITEKEPIAKIGIITAGTSDINIAEEARVIVEEGGCEAITSYDIGVAGIHRLFPQIAHMVKEGVRAFIVCAGMEGALPSVVAGLVDVPVIAVPTSVGYGVGEGGRVALDAMLQSCAPGIAVVNIDNGFGAGVFALTIVNSD; the protein is encoded by the coding sequence ATGAAAGATATTCTTGAAAGATTAGTTAACGGGGAACTTGATGTAGATGAGGCAGAACATCTCTTGAAGGCTGATAATATTTTGGAATTTGACGACATTGTCAAGTTTGACATTAAGCGCAATGAGAGAACAGGGTTTCCCGAAGCGGTTTTTTCACCAAGTAAGGATTATGAAGACCTAATAACAATTATCAGAAATTATCTCAAGAAAAGCGATAAGGATTTAATAATAACCAAACTCTCCAATGAGAGATATGAAAAAATCTTATCCGATTTGGGTGGAGACTCACATATCTTCGATTATAATAAAAGAGCACAAATCCTGGTTATCAGAAAGGAAATCACCGAAAAAGAACCAATCGCAAAAATAGGAATAATAACTGCAGGGACTTCTGATATAAATATTGCAGAAGAAGCAAGAGTCATAGTTGAAGAAGGGGGCTGTGAGGCAATCACCTCTTATGATATAGGGGTTGCTGGGATACACAGGCTTTTCCCTCAAATAGCTCACATGGTCAAGGAAGGTGTCAGAGCATTCATTGTATGTGCGGGAATGGAAGGGGCACTTCCTTCAGTTGTCGCAGGTCTTGTTGATGTGCCTGTAATTGCCGTCCCGACCTCTGTTGGATATGGCGTAGGAGAAGGGGGAAGAGTGGCTCTTGATGCAATGCTTCAGTCATGTGCACCTGGAATAGCGGTGGTAAATATAGATAATGGATTTGGCGCAGGAGTATTTGCATTAACTATTGTGAACAGTGATTAA
- the hypF gene encoding carbamoyltransferase HypF, whose translation MKALKILTQGIVQGVGFRPYVYRLATDLDLNGSVRNLGNVVEIIVEGEKASDFVERLPEELPPIAKIDSMEVEEIDIRNYPDFEIIESGDSYSGVSVIPPDIAICDKCLAEIRNPNDRRYKYAFNACTDCGPRFTVIESVPYDRIRTSMDEFPLCDDCLVEYKQPLDRRYHGEAICCSDCGPQMSFYDGLERIECDNPIKKGAEILEKGEILAIKGIGGTHLVVDAYNDEAIRELRKRLNRPNQAFAVMCRDLESLEKYAQLSKKEIETITSNKRPIVILKKTEDYRFPESLSPGLHNIGVMLPYSPMHYLLFDESDIDTFVMTSANIPGEPMMIDNEEIINGVNDYSLVHNRKILNRCDDSVIRFRNDELSFIRRSRGYTPEPYTINYEVNDLDVLALGPELDVTFSIARGDKVYPSQHIGNTNKPKTLKFLRKAIENMERITKINEFDVIACDMHPHFFTTRLAHELAEKYDAEVLPVQHHHAHSIALANDHGIDEMVVIAADGVGYGSDGTSWGGEILYTDIKNFERMSHLQPQMMPGGDMATRYPARMLASILDDEELIKSYSDYFKYGEIEIKNIFKQISSGINVGISTSTGRVLDSMAVALEICHERTYEGECSMKLESAAYYSTEDLEIPVIVENNQLNTTEILREVVRLYQSGAKKADIAAAGQTAVARGLSKLAIQGADKKNVNAIGATGGVFYNEAITETVKDCIEGNDYNFIQHLNTCAGDGSVSLGQSIVAKKM comes from the coding sequence ATGAAGGCTTTAAAGATTTTAACACAAGGAATAGTCCAGGGTGTGGGATTCAGACCATACGTTTACAGACTAGCTACAGACTTAGATTTGAATGGATCTGTAAGGAACCTTGGAAATGTTGTTGAAATCATTGTTGAAGGTGAAAAAGCCTCTGATTTTGTTGAAAGACTTCCTGAAGAATTGCCGCCAATAGCTAAAATCGATTCCATGGAAGTTGAAGAGATTGACATCCGCAACTATCCTGATTTTGAAATCATAGAAAGTGGAGACAGCTACTCAGGAGTCAGCGTCATTCCACCGGACATTGCAATATGCGATAAGTGCCTGGCCGAAATAAGAAATCCCAATGACCGCAGATACAAGTACGCATTCAATGCATGTACAGATTGCGGGCCAAGATTCACAGTTATTGAAAGCGTTCCATATGACAGAATCAGAACATCAATGGACGAGTTTCCATTATGTGATGACTGTCTAGTTGAATACAAACAGCCATTGGACAGACGTTATCACGGTGAAGCGATATGCTGCAGTGACTGCGGACCCCAAATGAGCTTTTATGACGGATTGGAAAGAATTGAATGTGACAATCCCATTAAAAAAGGTGCTGAAATTTTAGAAAAAGGTGAGATATTAGCAATCAAAGGGATTGGCGGAACACATCTGGTCGTTGACGCATATAATGATGAAGCGATAAGGGAATTGAGAAAAAGATTGAACAGGCCAAATCAGGCATTTGCGGTAATGTGCAGGGATTTGGAAAGTCTTGAGAAATATGCGCAACTTTCCAAAAAAGAGATAGAAACTATTACCTCAAACAAAAGGCCTATCGTTATCCTAAAGAAAACTGAAGACTACAGATTTCCCGAAAGCCTATCTCCCGGCCTTCACAACATTGGAGTCATGCTTCCATACTCACCAATGCACTACCTATTGTTTGATGAAAGCGACATTGACACATTTGTAATGACTTCAGCCAACATTCCCGGCGAACCGATGATGATTGACAATGAGGAAATCATCAATGGAGTCAATGACTATTCACTTGTCCACAATCGTAAGATCCTAAACCGCTGTGACGACTCTGTAATCAGGTTCAGAAATGATGAGCTGTCCTTCATCAGAAGATCACGGGGATACACTCCGGAACCCTATACCATAAATTATGAAGTGAATGACCTGGACGTTCTTGCATTAGGTCCAGAGCTTGACGTGACATTTTCAATTGCCCGTGGAGATAAGGTATATCCTTCACAGCATATCGGAAATACAAACAAGCCTAAAACATTGAAATTCTTAAGAAAAGCCATTGAAAATATGGAAAGGATTACAAAAATCAATGAATTCGATGTTATAGCATGTGATATGCACCCTCATTTCTTCACTACCCGTCTGGCACATGAGCTTGCCGAAAAGTATGATGCAGAAGTCTTGCCTGTCCAGCATCACCATGCACACAGCATTGCACTTGCAAATGACCATGGAATTGATGAGATGGTGGTCATTGCAGCCGACGGTGTTGGTTACGGCAGCGACGGCACCAGCTGGGGAGGAGAGATTCTTTATACGGACATTAAAAATTTTGAAAGAATGTCCCATTTGCAACCTCAAATGATGCCTGGGGGAGACATGGCCACAAGATATCCTGCCAGAATGCTTGCAAGCATCCTTGACGATGAGGAATTGATTAAAAGCTATTCAGATTACTTCAAGTATGGTGAAATCGAAATCAAGAATATCTTCAAGCAGATATCCTCCGGAATCAATGTGGGAATTTCCACAAGTACCGGAAGGGTCCTTGACTCAATGGCAGTTGCGCTGGAAATCTGTCATGAGAGGACATATGAGGGAGAATGCTCCATGAAGCTTGAATCCGCCGCATATTATTCAACAGAAGACTTGGAAATTCCGGTTATCGTTGAAAATAATCAGTTGAATACAACCGAGATTTTACGTGAAGTCGTAAGGCTATACCAAAGCGGTGCGAAAAAGGCAGATATCGCCGCAGCAGGACAAACCGCAGTTGCAAGAGGATTGAGCAAACTTGCAATTCAAGGTGCAGACAAAAAGAATGTCAATGCCATTGGCGCAACCGGAGGGGTGTTCTACAACGAGGCAATTACAGAAACCGTCAAGGATTGCATCGAGGGTAACGACTATAACTTCATACAGCATCTGAATACATGTGCAGGGGACGGTTCGGTTTCATTAGGTCAAAGCATTGTGGCTAAAAAAATGTAA
- a CDS encoding nucleotide exchange factor GrpE, producing the protein MTDENKSETEVETQDLEEKIEELEKELAQKDEEIEKLQNDLEKSEAETQEYISLSQRLQADFENFNKIQEKRNKDLIKFANENVIKSFLDCYEDFGRALETENDEDLRKGVELIYNKFSDVLEKEGVSEIPAKGEKFDLNKHEALMVQESDDVENGYVIEELMKGYMYKDKVLKYSKVIVCKK; encoded by the coding sequence ATGACTGATGAAAATAAAAGCGAGACTGAAGTGGAAACTCAAGATTTAGAAGAAAAAATCGAGGAACTCGAAAAAGAGTTGGCTCAGAAAGATGAGGAAATCGAAAAACTTCAAAACGATCTTGAAAAATCTGAAGCTGAAACCCAAGAATACATTTCACTATCACAAAGACTTCAGGCAGATTTCGAAAACTTCAACAAAATCCAGGAAAAAAGAAACAAGGATCTTATCAAATTCGCAAACGAGAATGTTATAAAAAGCTTCCTGGACTGTTATGAGGACTTCGGTAGAGCTTTGGAAACCGAAAATGATGAAGACTTAAGAAAAGGTGTAGAGTTAATATATAACAAATTTAGTGACGTGCTTGAAAAAGAAGGAGTATCCGAAATACCTGCAAAAGGTGAAAAATTCGACTTGAACAAACATGAGGCATTGATGGTTCAGGAATCAGATGACGTTGAAAACGGATATGTCATCGAGGAATTGATGAAAGGATACATGTACAAGGACAAAGTTCTTAAATATTCAAAAGTTATAGTTTGTAAAAAATAA
- a CDS encoding ABC transporter permease, with product MFDTFSEKKFLLTELVKKNLTAKYKDSVLGILWSFFNPLLTMIVFTVVFSMLFGKNVVNYPVYYLAGRVIFDFFNHGTKGAMNSIRKNARLLKKIYVPRPMFPVSAICYEFVNFLISFVILFGVMFVTGAPFHFTLIYAIIPIVLIVILIFGVGLILAVCNTYFTDIGYLYNVFTLVLLYASALFYPIEIVPTKFQIIFSLNPVYCAMTCLRQCVYGVAPNFSTILYIAVFALTTLGIGILLFNIYGKKLTLEL from the coding sequence TAAAGACTCTGTCTTAGGTATACTTTGGAGTTTCTTTAATCCATTGTTGACCATGATAGTTTTTACAGTAGTCTTTTCAATGTTATTTGGAAAGAATGTTGTAAATTACCCTGTTTATTATTTAGCAGGTAGAGTCATATTTGATTTTTTCAACCATGGGACTAAAGGGGCAATGAACTCAATCAGAAAGAATGCACGGTTGCTTAAAAAGATTTACGTGCCTAGACCAATGTTCCCCGTTAGTGCGATATGCTATGAATTTGTTAACTTCTTAATTTCATTCGTCATATTATTTGGAGTTATGTTTGTGACTGGAGCCCCATTCCACTTTACATTAATTTATGCAATAATCCCTATTGTTTTAATTGTAATATTAATATTCGGAGTAGGATTGATTTTAGCAGTTTGCAACACTTATTTCACAGATATCGGATATTTATATAATGTATTCACATTAGTATTGCTTTATGCATCAGCATTATTTTATCCAATCGAAATTGTGCCAACAAAGTTCCAGATAATATTTTCATTGAATCCGGTTTACTGTGCAATGACCTGCCTTAGACAATGTGTTTACGGAGTTGCTCCTAACTTCTCCACAATATTATATATTGCAGTATTTGCATTAACCACATTGGGAATCGGAATATTGTTATTTAATATTTATGGTAAAAAATTGACATTAGAATTATAG
- a CDS encoding GNAT family N-acetyltransferase, with protein sequence MRYETFDCNIHDVSKVAKLVYDVDFRTFDMLFKDESKAVETIARDLYKRDKDDYFKVVLDDYGEIIGILIIYTSKTSHNLYLKSPRLVIVDILDHFVLCDIEKEDFYIAEIAIDESLRGQGIGRKVLLDSIDYAKRKGYERVILDADFRNSGAKALYENLGFKVFNKKRLKIGKFERGMYNLEFKL encoded by the coding sequence TTGAGATATGAAACATTTGATTGTAATATTCATGATGTTTCTAAGGTTGCAAAACTAGTTTATGATGTGGACTTTAGAACATTTGACATGCTTTTTAAGGATGAATCCAAGGCTGTTGAGACTATTGCCCGTGATTTATATAAGAGAGATAAGGATGACTATTTTAAGGTTGTTTTAGATGATTATGGTGAGATAATTGGGATATTGATCATTTATACTTCTAAGACCTCACATAATCTTTATCTTAAATCCCCTAGGCTGGTCATAGTTGATATTTTGGACCATTTTGTTTTATGTGATATTGAAAAGGAAGATTTTTACATTGCGGAGATTGCTATTGACGAATCCTTGAGGGGCCAAGGAATCGGTAGGAAAGTCTTATTGGATTCGATTGATTATGCAAAAAGAAAAGGTTATGAACGTGTAATTCTGGATGCCGATTTTAGAAATTCCGGTGCAAAAGCTCTTTATGAAAATTTAGGATTTAAAGTGTTTAATAAAAAAAGATTGAAAATTGGAAAATTTGAAAGGGGAATGTATAATCTTGAATTTAAATTATAA